One segment of Candidatus Ozemobacteraceae bacterium DNA contains the following:
- a CDS encoding ABC transporter permease subunit, with translation MTAERDDMAQSGTPKEFLKIREPVSITQSAMLGVLPICFILLVWTIATWGRMDIVYLPEGELDTGTPVPEIGRVITDGMGLAIVGWKLEQSATDTFLVNGTARFPLHNLYVRKYGDSFKIKLKRGRITGRTAVPAPAEAAGNEKSPPIGRGGTPVPQAAGKQTYVLEYTYEDIETRLLTQAILPSPMEVLRSLKSLWSERKLFSNVVSSFIRVAEGFFVALLLGFPLGLAMGSFSRIKAMFAPLVVFGGYLPIPALVPLFMSLFGTTELQKVMFLAFAFGIYLLPLFVRAIEEVDNVYLLTAYTLGANKWQTVRHVLLAISLPNLYDAMRMGFGVGWGYIILAEMVDMGSGGLGALILGSQRIGPKEHIYLVLLVIVTMAFITDKLWEYCGDRLFPYRRLKR, from the coding sequence ATGACGGCAGAGCGGGACGACATGGCGCAGAGCGGCACGCCGAAGGAGTTTCTGAAGATCCGCGAGCCGGTTTCGATCACGCAGAGCGCGATGCTCGGCGTGCTTCCGATCTGTTTCATCCTGCTCGTCTGGACGATCGCGACCTGGGGACGGATGGATATCGTCTATCTCCCCGAAGGGGAGCTCGACACCGGCACGCCGGTCCCCGAAATCGGCCGCGTCATCACCGACGGCATGGGCCTGGCCATCGTCGGCTGGAAGCTCGAGCAGAGCGCCACCGATACGTTTCTCGTCAATGGCACGGCACGGTTTCCCCTGCACAATCTCTACGTCCGCAAATACGGCGACAGCTTCAAGATCAAGCTGAAGCGGGGCCGCATTACAGGGCGGACCGCGGTACCGGCGCCGGCCGAGGCGGCCGGAAACGAGAAATCGCCCCCCATCGGTCGCGGAGGGACCCCGGTTCCGCAAGCGGCGGGCAAACAAACATACGTTTTGGAATATACCTACGAAGATATCGAGACGCGCCTGCTGACACAGGCCATCCTTCCGAGTCCGATGGAAGTATTGCGCTCCCTGAAATCGCTCTGGAGCGAGCGTAAGCTGTTCAGCAACGTCGTTTCGAGTTTCATCCGCGTCGCCGAGGGCTTTTTCGTCGCCCTGCTTCTGGGCTTCCCCCTCGGCCTCGCCATGGGCAGTTTCTCGCGCATCAAGGCGATGTTCGCCCCGCTGGTGGTGTTCGGCGGCTACCTGCCGATCCCGGCGCTCGTCCCGCTGTTCATGAGCCTCTTCGGCACGACCGAGCTTCAGAAGGTGATGTTCCTCGCCTTCGCGTTCGGAATCTATCTCCTTCCGCTCTTCGTGCGGGCCATCGAGGAGGTCGACAACGTCTATCTGCTCACGGCCTACACCCTCGGGGCGAACAAGTGGCAAACCGTCAGACACGTTTTGCTCGCCATCTCTCTTCCGAATCTGTACGACGCGATGCGGATGGGTTTCGGTGTCGGATGGGGCTATATTATATTGGCCGAAATGGTCGACATGGGCAGCGGCGGCCTCGGCGCCCTCATTCTGGGCAGCCAGCGCATCGGGCCGAAGGAGCACATCTATCTCGTTCTCCTCGTGATCGTGACGATGGCGTTCATCACCGACAAGCTGTGGGAATACTGCGGTGACCGGCTGTTCCCCTATCGGAGGCTCAAGCGATGA
- a CDS encoding phosphate ABC transporter substrate-binding/OmpA family protein — MKLFRFAAAAMIGFTLQLGAAFAQEAPAPAGAAPAKPAVEAPDTQGVTTVQEYKYVPQEKLPPVKGTSAYKWDEKEKTVVFPINVWIGWLPIVAANNGFKPSEESVFFKKYGFKVDLKLIDDPVAARDAYAAGTSHVLWGTLDMIALFAPELMKDSRTAPRIFQQVDWSNGGDGIVVRSGIRSVADLKGKTVVFAQNSPSQYFISNLLINGGLQLSDITPKYTATAFEAAAAFVSDKSIDACVSWAPDIYNIPEKVAGTRILTTTSEANKLIADVWAVRADFARDKPEVVKGLVAGIFEGMDLLKNPTFKAQAFQWMADGYGMKVDDVKGMQNDAHSTNFAENVEFFLNANNPTSFERTWKNINSVYQLAGRVESPVTFDQLMDFSIIQALQKEGTFKHHKDEYVSSFVPTSYKKVSAEAPIVTQTVRISFYPNSSNLYEPQHDDIGRPLPNTLYDPNIETTMEKIGRLVGAYERAVIAIVGHTDGSMKGKVPEEIVKELSSERANAVKQALVNKFKFDPNKFVVEGKGWEEPADAADAQNHALNRRVEVSVYSPEGN; from the coding sequence ATGAAACTGTTTCGATTCGCAGCCGCTGCGATGATCGGTTTTACGCTGCAACTCGGCGCCGCATTCGCGCAGGAAGCCCCGGCACCGGCCGGCGCCGCCCCCGCCAAGCCGGCGGTCGAAGCTCCGGATACGCAGGGTGTCACGACGGTCCAGGAGTACAAATACGTTCCACAGGAGAAGCTTCCCCCCGTCAAGGGCACATCCGCCTACAAATGGGACGAAAAGGAAAAGACTGTCGTATTCCCGATCAACGTCTGGATCGGCTGGCTTCCCATCGTGGCCGCCAACAACGGCTTCAAACCCAGTGAAGAGAGCGTATTCTTCAAGAAATACGGGTTCAAGGTCGATCTGAAGCTGATCGACGACCCGGTCGCGGCCCGCGACGCGTATGCCGCCGGCACCAGCCATGTGCTGTGGGGCACGCTCGACATGATCGCTCTGTTCGCCCCCGAGCTGATGAAGGACAGCCGAACCGCGCCCCGCATCTTCCAGCAGGTCGACTGGTCGAACGGCGGCGACGGCATCGTCGTCCGCTCCGGCATCCGCAGCGTCGCCGACCTGAAGGGCAAAACGGTCGTCTTCGCCCAGAACAGCCCCTCCCAGTATTTCATCAGCAACCTGCTGATCAACGGCGGCCTCCAGCTGAGCGACATCACCCCGAAATACACCGCCACCGCGTTCGAGGCGGCCGCGGCGTTCGTCTCCGACAAGAGCATCGATGCTTGCGTCAGCTGGGCACCCGACATCTACAATATTCCCGAGAAGGTCGCCGGAACCCGCATCCTGACCACCACCAGCGAGGCCAACAAGCTGATCGCCGACGTGTGGGCCGTGCGCGCCGACTTCGCCCGCGACAAGCCCGAAGTCGTGAAGGGTCTCGTGGCAGGCATCTTCGAGGGCATGGACCTGCTGAAGAACCCCACCTTCAAGGCCCAGGCCTTCCAATGGATGGCCGACGGCTACGGCATGAAGGTCGATGACGTGAAGGGGATGCAGAACGACGCCCACTCGACGAACTTCGCCGAGAACGTCGAGTTCTTCCTCAACGCCAACAACCCGACCAGCTTCGAACGCACCTGGAAGAACATCAACTCGGTCTACCAGCTCGCCGGCAGGGTCGAAAGCCCGGTCACCTTCGATCAGCTCATGGATTTCTCGATCATCCAGGCGCTTCAGAAGGAAGGCACGTTCAAGCATCACAAAGACGAGTACGTCAGCAGCTTCGTCCCCACCAGCTACAAGAAGGTGTCGGCGGAAGCCCCGATCGTCACCCAGACGGTGCGCATCAGCTTCTACCCCAACTCCTCGAACCTGTATGAGCCTCAGCATGACGACATCGGCCGCCCCCTGCCCAACACCCTCTACGATCCCAACATCGAGACGACGATGGAAAAGATCGGCCGCCTCGTCGGCGCCTACGAGCGCGCCGTCATCGCGATCGTCGGCCACACCGACGGCTCGATGAAGGGCAAGGTCCCGGAAGAGATCGTGAAGGAGCTCAGCAGTGAGCGCGCGAACGCCGTCAAGCAGGCCCTCGTGAACAAGTTCAAGTTCGACCCGAACAAGTTCGTCGTCGAGGGCAAAGGCTGGGAAGAGCCGGCCGACGCCGCGGATGCGCAGAACCACGCGCTCAACCGGCGCGTCGAAGTTTCGGTGTATTCACCGGAAGGCAATTGA